A window of Chryseobacterium scophthalmum genomic DNA:
TTACTTTAAAACAACCGATGCCGTAAAAAAGAGTTCCTTCTACTTTACATTGAAATCAAAACTCTTTTTATCAATTGCTCGGTTTTAAAAAATATAAACGAATCAAGTGTCGTTTTAGGATCATACTTCGATATCTGATCTTTGGGTCGCAGGTTCGAGCCCTGCCTTTTCCTTAAAAACGGAAGAGTAGCTCAGTCGGTAGAGCAAAAGCACTGAAAGATTCTGCAATTATTACCTTGATTTAATAATAAGAGTGTCGTAGAAAAGACCTACTTCGTGGTTTAATTTTGGTTCGAGTCCAAACGATCTTGAAAAAGATTGGGAGGTCTTTCAATAGGTTACCTCTTTTAAATTTAAAAATAAAATATCAAGTGTCGTAGTATAGAAATACTTCGTTCCAGGCTTAAGATGCAGGTTCGAATCCTGTCTGTAAAATAGTAGTCTAATGGTAGGACGTAAGCGTAAAGTGTCTGTACGAAATTTACCTTGATAAAAATAAAGAGTGCCGTTAGAGAAAACTTACTTCGGTTGATCTTATGATATTGGTTCGACTCCAGAAAATAGGTCTTAATGACTTATTATTTCGTGGTTTTCTCGACTTTCGCCTCTTTTTTAATTAAAAAATAAATTACATGGAAATACCAGTAAATTTTACAGATTTTTTATATTGGCTAAAAGAACGAACAGAAAGATTTTGGAGCGAAAATACTTGCCAGAAAGGATTTTATGGAGCAAAATGGCAGCCTCTCAGTGAAAAACAAATTGATTTTATTGAATTGAAATACTCCGTCAGATTTACATCAGAACACCGTGAATTCTTGAAGATCCTCCATGCTATTGATAAAAAAGAAATTGTGGAATACGAAGATGAGGGTGAAATAATTACCGAACAATGTACTTTTTTCTACAATTGGTTGGAAGATGAAAAAGAGATTACGAAGGTTTTGAAAGAACCTTATCAATGGATGTTTGATGATATTGATTCTGTGAATAAAGTTTGGCTAAAATCATGGGGAATTAAACCAAAATCTGCTGAAAAAAGAAAAAAGATTTTTGACAAATGGTTTTCTAATGTACCAAGTTTATTACCGTTGACGGGTAGTGTATTTGTTGTAAGTGATGAAAACCTTGAGTGTAAACCAATTCTTTCAGTTAGAGGTTCTGATATTGTGACAATGGGATGGGATTTTAGAACGGGTTTATTAAATGAGATTAGAAATCATCTTGATATTTATATTGAAGTTTTTGATGAAGAAGACCAAATGTTTTATCCTGAATTATTGCCGGAAGTGCAAGAGATTTTTGATCAGAATTTTAAATATGATGAAACAAAAGACGTTCCTTATCTTAAAGAAATGATGCTATATTGGTCCTCTGGATGGTCAAGCTTTGACATGACTTATCATCCTGAAAATGCAAAAGTTCACCCAATTGTAAAAACATATATAGCTGAAGAACAAGTTTAAAAACAAAAACAAGTGTCGTAGAATAGTGTTACTTCGATTATCACGACGGGGACGCAGGTTCGAGTCCTGTCTTTTCCACAATTGAAACACAAAAATTAGATAGGAAAAGTAGCTCAGTTGGTTAGAGCACGACACACTTTTTGATTGACTGTTGCCTTGTTTGAAAAATAAAAGTGTCGTAGAGAAAAGATACTTCGTCTCACTCATGGGGAGGAATAGCGAAGTCGGTAACTCCGGCAAGGCTATCCGGTTCGACTCCGGCTTGACGTGCCCCACTTTCTTTTCTCGATTTTTTACCTTTTATCCTTTCCGAAATTCGGAAGGGATTTTTTATTGAAAGAAATGATGTTTTGTGTTTTTTTTAATCATAAGTTTGTGAGATAAAAAACTTAAATTATAATAACTATGGAAAACAAAAAAGGAGGAACGTTTTTCTTTGCGGTCATTGCGATTATTGTAGGAAGTGCTTTATGGAAACAATTTGATTTCAAAACAATGACTTTTGAAAAAGTAGGTTTAAGCGTTCTCTATTTAATTACTTTTTTATTTTGCATCTTCTTTTTAATTAGAAATGCCAGAAATAACGTTAAGAAATAGATTATTTGGGTATTATTTCCCTTTTTTCTCTAAAATTTCAATCCTTTCTAGAATGTCAGAAAGGATATTTTTTTGTTCAAAAGAAAGATAACCGGAAATTTTATAAACCTCTTTCTTTGAATGTGATTCTTTTGGAATTGAAGAAAGGTATTTTAAGTTTCCATTTTCCTTGAATAATAAAGTCTCGGAATTTTCTTCGGAAATTTTTGATTTCACTAAGAATAAAAAATCCCCCAAATTGTAATTTGATAAAAGCAATGTGTTTTCTGTGAATTCATAGATTAAATCAATATTTGCTAATGCTTTTTGCAGTGAGTTATATTTGGTATTATTCTCAAAGTTATTTTCCTGATAAGGTAAGTCAGAATTAAAAGATAATTGATATTTTTCGAAATTTTCAGGCTTATTCAAATCATCAACTGTTAACGGAACCGTTAAAAATTGGTCTAAATCAAGATTAAAATAGTGAACTACAGTAAGTAGTGTGGATATCTTGGGTTCAGAACGTCCTTCTTCATAAGCACCTATAACTCCTCTGGTTAAATCAAATAAATCTGCGAATGCTTGTTGGCTTAATCCTTTTGCTTGTCTTATTGTTTTAATATTAGCTCCGAAAAAACTCATATGTTCTAATCTTTTTTGCAAATGTAATATTAATTCTAATTAATTTGCTAATAATATTTGCAATTTGATTAAATTTTATTATATTTGTGTACAATCAGTCATAATTAAATGAATAAGTGAAGTTTTTAGATTATAAAGCTTTAATTATTTTATTTAATGGGGGTATTTATTGTTAATTGATTAATTTAAAAAAAACGCATATGACCTACCAAGAATTTTTAACAATAGCTTTTTCGCCGGTTAATACGGTTTTAAGCATGCTGCTCATTTTGTCTGTGATTTATTGGCTTTTCACCATCATCACAGGTTTAGATATTGATGTAGGAATTGACGCTGACGCTGACTTTGATACTGATGTAAACGGTCCGGATGGTCATGTTCATGTTCCGGATGATGCTTCAGGTTGGCTTCAGTTTTTGAAATTTCTGAATCTGGATATTGTACCAATCACTTATTTTCTCACGTTGTCACTTTTGTTAACATGGTTGGGTTCATTCTATATTGAAGTGTTT
This region includes:
- a CDS encoding helix-turn-helix domain-containing protein is translated as MSFFGANIKTIRQAKGLSQQAFADLFDLTRGVIGAYEEGRSEPKISTLLTVVHYFNLDLDQFLTVPLTVDDLNKPENFEKYQLSFNSDLPYQENNFENNTKYNSLQKALANIDLIYEFTENTLLLSNYNLGDFLFLVKSKISEENSETLLFKENGNLKYLSSIPKESHSKKEVYKISGYLSFEQKNILSDILERIEILEKKGK